From a single Capsicum annuum cultivar UCD-10X-F1 chromosome 12, UCD10Xv1.1, whole genome shotgun sequence genomic region:
- the LOC124889681 gene encoding uncharacterized protein LOC124889681 — MVSLNHDLEKTYLSSDTVCMSVHSFMVLEHVHTSEFLNSTNCSGIPNHSITLKVGVPIILLRNIDQSLGYCNGMRLIITRLRDLIIEAKVLSGKMVGENVFIPRISLTPSNARIPFKFQQRQFLIVVSFTMTINKSQGQSLSHVGLFLKKSVFTHGQLYVALSRVTSRKVLEILAFDDEGKITNEVKNVVYKEVFHNLV; from the coding sequence ATGGTATCACTTAATCATGATCTTGAGAAGACATATTTGAGTTCTGATACAGTTTGTATGTCTGTTCATTCTTTTATGGTATTGGAGCATGTGCACACATCGGAATTCCTAAATAGTACTAATTGTTCTGGAATTCCAAATCACTCAATCACATTGAAGGTAGGTGTACCAATAATATTATTGAGAAACATAGATCAATCATTAGGATATTGTAATGGAATGAGGTTGATCATCACAAGACTTAGAGATCTGATTATAGAAGCTAAGGTTTTATCAGGCAAAATGGTAGGTGAAAACGTGTTTATCCCAAGAATAAGTTTGACACCATCTAATGCGAGAATACCTTTCAAGTTTCAGCAAAGACAATTTCTCATCGTTGTCTCATTTACTATGACCATCAATAAAAGTCAAGGCCAATCATTGTCTCATGTTGGgttatttttgaagaaatcagTATTCACCCATGGACAATTGTATGTTGCTCTTTCACGAGTGACAAGTAGGAAAGTGTTAGAGATTTTAGCCTTCGATGATGAAGGAAAAATAACAAATGAGGTTAAAAATGTAGTGTACAAAGAGGTTTTTCATAATTTAGTTTga